The Devosia sp. SD17-2 genome includes a region encoding these proteins:
- a CDS encoding DUF4082 domain-containing protein — protein MPVERYSIAEAQRTNQSTLSWVGVSSLSRGARDGRTQKFRRSSDQARFAVSRENGKPAAALRERHALARTDWLASEKSLSANALISAGAAAPVTYFSGASDAGAVPAFTARALEPVVPPSLAPAASFDAGAAAGGMVQSAAAATLLPGTAGAIVSGANLEAMPTPSASQSPSPVAEPPAKILQTSASQTSVSASEGDPAQAASMLDWRTSWLNAAALTPCGSCTGRACTMCSVRTGGPTASNGQPTGYSARVLDLYKPEENVTSDASMGLARATTASLMNPDAAPNAIVLENMKQGTPESVWLINAHDPTIEGFADQFSLNRGETVDFKINTNSTDYTVDIYRIGYYNGDGARLIDTIERDLTTAQSQPLPIFDPETKLVDAGNWSVTTSWAVPEDAVSGIYFAKLTRHDGSMGENMIPFIVRNDDEPSDITFQTADTTWQAYNWWGGYNFYGGVDGGLRTGRASKVSYNRPIITRDGGFAAGPQDYIFGAEYPAIRFLEQNGYDINYISGIDSAADAAQLLNSKIFLSVGHDEYWSGEQRDNVEAARDAGVNLSFWSGNEVYWQTRWETSIDGTGTPYKTLVSYKERWDNRDSDPDGTTSTWRDPVLGSGRPENALTGTMFTVDSYRLDAIDVPYDMSNLRFWRNTDVANINPGEVYTLTKNLLGYEWDSDVDNGFRPAGLVPLSSTTVDVNTLLLDYGTSTGPGTADHSLTLYRAPSGALVFGAGTVYWSWGLDSNHDLERTPTDPNVQQAMINLFADMGVQPATLMQSLVAASQTTDNVAPTTTINALSEPLEAAKTVTITGTATDTGGGLVSVVEVSTNGGQSWHRATGGDTWSYSWTPLVAGDYTIMSRAVDDSINLETPGAGRTVTVEQGGSGTLFAPGETPSTPFVLDNRAVNLGVTFSSNQAGSIMGVRYFKGTGNSGEHIGSLWTSTGELLARATFRNETPSGWQTVIFDNPVSITAGTTYVASSYGIGYAASTDYFTSPQPRGPLTSTGGLYSYGGASALPTTSSTSNYWVDVVFSGVPTPNAPPVGNNDDGYLVQRDTPITFAMSTLLANDTDPNNDELTVIGAGSASNGTVTFNAAAQTLTFTPSAGYTGPASFGYSISDGRGGTGAAMVNMTVSSAVSTSSLFQPSDTPTNLSNSDPAQVNLGVKFVASAGGLINGIKYYKSALDTGTHTGSLWSSTGTLLATATFVNETASGWQTVMFSNPVPIAAGQTYVASYHSNGRYATTSNYFNTSHTSGLLTAPAGANGVFSYGLANAMPTDSFGSTNYWVDVIMTSTETSANRAPVATNDTGFTTSQNTALTLSATTLLANDNDPDSDPLSITGVSNPVNGTAVYNAQTNSVVFTPTAGYSGAASFSYAISDGRGGTASATVGLTVAAGANRPPVATNDTGLSVRRNEATQISAATLLANDTDPDGDPLTITGVSGATNGTVAFNAATNVITFTPTTGYTGAASFTYAVADGRGGTASANVGLTVAAGVTGTNLFAANATPATTTVNENLPVELGMRFSVANAGVINGIRFYKGPQNTGTHTGSLWTSTGTRLGTVTFTNETASGWQSASFASPIAVTAGTSYVVSYHTTSGYYSASGGAFTAPISNGGITAPQSASGTGNGNGLFAYGAGGVMPTNAWNATNYFVDVYYEPSANSAPVATADTGLSVQPNTPLQIQAATLLANDTDANGDTLTITGVSGATNGIVAYNAQTQVVTFTPTTGYSGAASFTYAITDGRGGVASANVGLTVAAAANRVPIATNDTGYTTAQNTALTLAAATLLANDTDPDSDPLSITGVSNAVNGTAVYNAQTNSVVFTPTAGYSGAASFSYAISDGRGGTASATVGLTVAAGANRPPVATNDTGLSVRRNEATQISAATLLANDTDPDGDPLTITGVSGATNGTVAFNAATNVITFTPTTGYTGAASFTYAVADGRGGTASANVGLTVAAGVTGTNLFAANATPATTTVNENLPVELGMRFSVANAGVINGIRFYKGPQNTGTHTGSLWTSTGTRLGTVTFTNETASGWQSASFASPIAVTAGTSYVVSYHTTSGYYSASGGAFTAPISNGGITAPQSASGTGNGNGLFAYGAGGVMPTNAWNATNYFVDVYYEPSANSAPVATADTGLSVQPNTPLQIQAATLLANDTDANGDTLVITGVSGATNGIVAYNAQTQVVTFTPTTGYSGAASFTYAITDGRGGVASANVGLTVAAAANRVPIATNDTGYTTAQNTALTLAAATLLANDTDPDSDPLSITGVSNAVNGTAVYNAQTNSVVFTPTAGYSGAASFSYAISDGRGGTASATVGLTVAAGANRPPVATNDTGLSVRRNEATQISAATLLANDTDPDGDPLTITGVSGATNGTVAFNAATNVITFTPTTGYTGAASFTYAVADGRGGTASANVGLTVAAGVTGTNLFAANATPATTTVNENLPVELGMRFSVANAGVINGIRFYKGPQNTGTHTGSLWTSTGTRLGTVTFTNETASGWQSASFASPIAVTAGTSYVVSYHTTSGYYSASGGAFTAPISNGGITAPQSASGTGNGNGLFAYGAGGVMPTNAWNATNYFVDVYYEPSANSAPVATADTGIAVQPNTPLQIQAATLLANDTDANGDTLTITGVSGATNGTVAYNAQTRVVTFTPTTGYSGAASFTYAISDGRGGVASANVGLTVAAAPVVPSGISIFAANSTPATVSVNDPNGVNLGMKFTSSENGFITGAKFYKGPTNTGPHEATLWSATGTNLGQVAFTNETASGWQTASFATPIAITAGTTYVISYHTNGNYSVTGRGIVESVTSGPLTAPSSTSSGGNGLYGYGTASAFPTSSYNSANYHVDVVFNAQLAS, from the coding sequence ATGCCCGTGGAACGCTACAGCATTGCCGAGGCGCAACGTACCAACCAGTCCACGTTGAGCTGGGTGGGTGTGTCGTCCCTTTCCCGCGGAGCGCGCGACGGACGAACGCAGAAATTCCGCCGGAGCAGCGACCAGGCCCGTTTTGCGGTGTCGAGGGAGAACGGCAAGCCAGCTGCGGCATTGCGCGAGCGACATGCGCTGGCGCGTACGGACTGGCTGGCGAGCGAGAAAAGCCTGTCGGCCAACGCCCTCATTTCCGCTGGGGCTGCGGCTCCCGTAACCTATTTTTCCGGCGCCTCCGACGCTGGCGCCGTGCCCGCTTTCACCGCACGGGCGCTGGAGCCGGTGGTGCCGCCGTCGCTTGCCCCCGCGGCATCGTTCGATGCGGGGGCAGCGGCCGGAGGGATGGTGCAAAGCGCGGCAGCAGCCACGCTACTTCCCGGTACGGCCGGCGCCATTGTTTCGGGCGCAAATCTGGAGGCCATGCCGACGCCAAGTGCGAGTCAGAGCCCGTCGCCGGTGGCTGAGCCCCCGGCCAAAATACTGCAGACGTCTGCCAGCCAGACCAGCGTCTCCGCTTCGGAAGGGGACCCGGCGCAAGCCGCGTCGATGCTCGACTGGCGTACCAGCTGGCTGAATGCGGCCGCGCTGACCCCTTGCGGATCCTGCACCGGCCGGGCCTGCACCATGTGCTCGGTACGCACAGGCGGTCCAACTGCAAGCAACGGCCAGCCGACCGGATACTCCGCGCGCGTGCTCGATCTCTACAAGCCCGAAGAGAATGTGACCAGCGACGCGAGTATGGGTCTGGCCCGCGCGACGACTGCCTCACTGATGAACCCCGATGCCGCGCCAAACGCCATCGTGCTCGAGAACATGAAGCAGGGCACGCCCGAGAGCGTGTGGCTGATTAATGCGCATGATCCGACCATCGAAGGGTTTGCCGACCAGTTCTCCCTCAATCGCGGTGAGACGGTCGACTTCAAGATTAATACCAACTCCACCGACTACACCGTCGATATCTATCGCATCGGCTACTACAATGGTGATGGCGCCAGGTTGATCGATACGATCGAGCGCGACCTCACCACGGCCCAATCCCAGCCGCTGCCGATTTTCGACCCGGAAACCAAGCTGGTCGATGCCGGCAACTGGTCGGTCACCACCTCATGGGCGGTTCCGGAAGATGCAGTTTCGGGCATTTATTTCGCCAAGCTGACGCGCCATGACGGCTCCATGGGGGAGAACATGATCCCCTTCATCGTCCGCAATGACGATGAGCCCAGCGACATCACCTTCCAGACCGCGGACACCACCTGGCAGGCCTACAATTGGTGGGGCGGCTATAATTTCTACGGCGGCGTGGACGGCGGCCTGCGCACCGGGCGCGCCAGCAAGGTGAGCTATAACCGGCCTATCATCACCCGCGACGGCGGCTTTGCCGCTGGACCCCAGGACTATATCTTCGGCGCCGAATATCCAGCCATCCGCTTCCTTGAGCAGAATGGCTATGACATCAACTATATCTCGGGCATCGACTCCGCTGCCGATGCCGCGCAGCTGCTAAACAGCAAGATCTTCCTCTCCGTCGGTCATGACGAATACTGGTCGGGCGAGCAGCGCGACAATGTGGAAGCGGCGCGCGACGCGGGGGTCAATCTCTCGTTCTGGAGCGGCAACGAGGTCTATTGGCAGACGCGCTGGGAGACCAGCATCGACGGAACGGGGACCCCATACAAGACACTGGTTTCCTATAAGGAACGTTGGGACAACCGCGACAGCGACCCCGATGGCACCACCTCGACCTGGCGCGATCCGGTGCTCGGATCCGGGCGGCCCGAAAACGCGCTGACCGGCACGATGTTCACGGTGGATTCGTACCGGCTCGACGCTATCGACGTGCCCTATGACATGTCCAACCTGCGGTTCTGGCGGAATACGGATGTCGCAAATATCAATCCCGGCGAGGTCTATACGCTGACCAAGAATCTGCTCGGCTATGAGTGGGATTCCGACGTCGACAACGGCTTCCGCCCAGCGGGCCTCGTGCCGTTGTCGTCGACTACTGTCGACGTCAATACGCTGCTGCTCGACTATGGCACGTCCACGGGTCCGGGCACGGCAGACCACAGCCTGACGCTTTATCGTGCCCCGAGCGGGGCGCTCGTCTTCGGGGCAGGCACGGTCTACTGGTCGTGGGGGCTCGACAGCAACCACGATCTCGAGCGGACGCCGACCGACCCCAATGTCCAGCAGGCGATGATCAATCTGTTCGCTGACATGGGCGTGCAGCCGGCGACGCTGATGCAGAGCCTCGTCGCAGCCAGCCAGACCACCGACAATGTCGCGCCGACGACGACGATCAATGCACTGAGCGAACCTCTCGAAGCGGCCAAGACCGTCACCATCACCGGTACGGCCACGGATACTGGCGGCGGTCTCGTATCGGTGGTGGAAGTGTCTACCAATGGCGGCCAATCCTGGCATCGCGCCACCGGGGGCGACACATGGAGCTATAGCTGGACGCCGCTCGTCGCGGGCGACTACACCATCATGTCCCGCGCCGTCGACGACAGCATCAACCTCGAAACGCCGGGTGCCGGCCGTACGGTCACGGTTGAGCAGGGCGGTTCGGGCACGTTGTTCGCTCCTGGGGAAACGCCCAGCACGCCGTTTGTCCTCGACAACAGGGCGGTCAACCTGGGCGTGACATTCTCGTCAAACCAGGCGGGCAGCATCATGGGGGTGCGCTATTTCAAGGGCACCGGAAATAGCGGCGAACATATCGGTTCGCTGTGGACGTCAACCGGCGAGTTGCTGGCGCGCGCGACGTTCCGCAACGAAACGCCGAGCGGCTGGCAGACAGTTATTTTCGACAATCCTGTTTCCATCACAGCTGGAACCACCTATGTGGCGAGCAGCTATGGCATCGGCTATGCCGCCTCCACAGACTACTTCACATCGCCCCAACCCCGTGGCCCGCTGACGTCGACCGGTGGCCTTTACAGCTATGGCGGGGCCAGCGCCCTGCCCACCACCAGCAGCACGTCCAATTACTGGGTGGATGTGGTGTTCAGCGGCGTGCCGACCCCGAATGCGCCGCCTGTCGGTAATAATGACGACGGCTATCTGGTGCAGCGCGACACGCCCATTACCTTTGCGATGTCGACATTGCTGGCCAATGACACTGATCCGAACAATGACGAACTGACGGTTATTGGTGCAGGATCGGCGTCGAACGGTACGGTTACCTTCAATGCTGCCGCGCAAACACTGACCTTTACGCCGAGCGCCGGCTATACGGGCCCGGCCTCATTTGGCTATTCGATCTCGGATGGCCGGGGCGGTACAGGCGCCGCCATGGTCAACATGACGGTGTCCTCAGCGGTCAGCACCAGCAGTCTGTTCCAGCCGAGCGACACGCCAACCAATCTCAGCAACAGCGACCCGGCCCAGGTCAACCTGGGGGTGAAGTTCGTGGCCTCGGCCGGTGGGCTGATCAACGGCATCAAATATTACAAGAGCGCCCTCGACACCGGTACACATACCGGCTCGCTGTGGAGCAGCACGGGGACCCTGCTGGCGACAGCCACTTTCGTCAACGAAACCGCCAGCGGCTGGCAGACGGTGATGTTCAGCAACCCGGTGCCGATTGCGGCCGGGCAAACCTATGTGGCGAGCTATCACAGCAATGGCCGCTACGCGACGACCAGCAATTATTTCAATACCAGCCACACCAGCGGGCTGCTGACGGCACCCGCGGGGGCCAATGGCGTCTTCAGCTACGGCCTCGCCAATGCGATGCCAACGGATTCGTTCGGCTCCACCAATTACTGGGTCGACGTGATCATGACGTCGACAGAGACATCTGCCAACCGAGCGCCGGTCGCTACCAATGACACCGGGTTTACGACATCGCAGAATACAGCGCTGACGCTGAGTGCGACGACGTTGCTGGCCAACGACAATGACCCGGACAGCGATCCCCTTTCGATCACCGGTGTCAGCAATCCGGTCAATGGCACGGCGGTCTATAATGCGCAGACCAATTCTGTGGTGTTCACCCCGACGGCCGGCTATTCGGGCGCTGCATCGTTCAGCTATGCCATCAGTGACGGCAGGGGCGGCACGGCCAGTGCGACGGTTGGCCTGACGGTGGCGGCGGGAGCCAATCGGCCGCCGGTCGCAACAAATGACACCGGCCTTTCGGTGCGCCGGAACGAGGCCACCCAGATCAGCGCAGCAACGCTCCTGGCCAATGACACTGACCCCGACGGCGATCCGCTGACCATTACCGGGGTCAGTGGGGCCACCAATGGCACGGTCGCCTTCAATGCGGCGACCAATGTCATCACCTTTACGCCGACCACCGGCTACACAGGGGCGGCGAGCTTTACCTACGCAGTGGCGGACGGACGGGGCGGGACGGCCTCGGCCAATGTCGGTCTGACCGTTGCAGCCGGGGTAACCGGGACCAATCTCTTTGCGGCCAATGCGACGCCTGCGACGACGACGGTCAACGAGAACCTCCCCGTCGAGCTGGGCATGCGCTTTTCCGTCGCCAATGCCGGCGTGATCAATGGCATCCGTTTCTACAAGGGGCCACAGAACACAGGGACCCACACTGGGTCGCTGTGGACCAGCACCGGCACCCGGCTTGGGACGGTGACCTTCACCAATGAGACGGCCAGCGGCTGGCAATCGGCCAGCTTTGCCAGCCCGATCGCGGTGACTGCCGGCACCAGCTATGTCGTCTCGTATCACACGACGAGTGGATATTATTCGGCCAGCGGCGGCGCCTTTACCGCGCCGATCAGCAATGGCGGGATCACCGCGCCCCAGAGCGCCAGCGGCACGGGCAATGGGAATGGTTTGTTTGCCTATGGTGCCGGCGGCGTGATGCCGACCAACGCTTGGAATGCGACCAATTACTTCGTTGATGTCTACTATGAGCCCAGCGCCAATAGCGCGCCGGTCGCCACCGCAGATACCGGCCTTTCCGTACAGCCCAATACGCCGCTGCAGATCCAGGCGGCGACGCTGCTCGCCAATGACACCGACGCCAATGGCGATACCCTGACCATAACCGGCGTCAGCGGGGCCACCAATGGCATCGTGGCCTATAATGCGCAGACGCAGGTCGTGACCTTTACCCCGACCACGGGATATTCGGGCGCAGCCAGTTTCACCTATGCCATCACCGACGGGCGGGGTGGCGTCGCGTCGGCAAATGTCGGCCTGACCGTGGCGGCGGCCGCCAATCGAGTGCCGATCGCTACCAATGACACGGGCTATACCACCGCGCAGAACACGGCGCTGACGCTGGCCGCCGCGACGCTGTTGGCCAATGATACGGACCCGGACAGCGATCCCCTTTCGATCACCGGTGTCAGCAATGCGGTCAATGGCACGGCGGTCTATAATGCGCAGACCAATTCTGTGGTGTTCACCCCGACGGCCGGCTATTCGGGCGCGGCATCGTTCAGCTATGCCATCAGTGACGGCAGGGGCGGCACGGCCAGCGCGACGGTCGGCCTGACGGTGGCAGCGGGGGCCAATCGGCCGCCGGTCGCAACAAATGACACCGGCCTTTCGGTGCGCCGGAACGAGGCCACCCAGATCAGCGCAGCAACGCTCCTGGCCAATGACACTGACCCCGACGGCGATCCGCTGACCATTACCGGGGTCAGTGGGGCCACCAATGGCACGGTCGCCTTCAATGCGGCGACCAATGTCATCACCTTTACGCCGACCACCGGCTACACAGGGGCGGCGAGCTTTACCTACGCAGTGGCGGACGGACGGGGCGGGACGGCCTCGGCCAATGTCGGTCTGACCGTTGCAGCCGGGGTAACCGGGACCAATCTCTTTGCGGCCAATGCGACGCCTGCGACGACGACGGTCAACGAGAACCTCCCCGTCGAGCTGGGCATGCGCTTTTCCGTCGCCAATGCCGGCGTGATCAATGGCATCCGTTTCTACAAGGGGCCACAGAACACAGGGACCCACACTGGGTCGCTGTGGACCAGCACCGGCACCCGGCTTGGGACGGTGACCTTCACCAATGAGACGGCCAGCGGCTGGCAATCGGCCAGCTTTGCCAGCCCGATCGCGGTGACTGCCGGCACCAGCTATGTCGTCTCGTATCACACGACGAGTGGATATTATTCGGCCAGCGGCGGCGCCTTTACCGCGCCGATCAGCAATGGCGGGATCACCGCGCCCCAGAGCGCCAGCGGCACGGGCAATGGGAATGGTTTGTTTGCCTATGGTGCCGGCGGCGTGATGCCGACCAACGCATGGAATGCGACCAATTACTTCGTTGATGTCTACTACGAGCCCAGCGCCAATAGCGCGCCGGTCGCCACCGCAGATACCGGCCTTTCCGTACAGCCCAATACGCCGCTGCAGATCCAGGCGGCGACGCTGCTCGCCAATGACACCGACGCCAATGGCGATACCCTTGTTATCACCGGCGTCAGCGGGGCCACCAATGGCATCGTGGCCTATAATGCGCAGACGCAGGTCGTGACCTTTACCCCGACCACGGGATATTCGGGCGCAGCCAGTTTCACCTATGCCATCACCGACGGGCGGGGTGGCGTCGCGTCGGCAAATGTCGGCCTGACCGTGGCGGCGGCCGCCAATCGAGTGCCGATCGCTACCAATGACACGGGCTATACCACCGCGCAGAACACGGCGCTGACGCTGGCCGCCGCGACGCTGTTGGCCAATGATACGGACCCGGACAGCGATCCCCTTTCGATCACCGGTGTCAGCAATGCGGTCAATGGCACGGCGGTCTATAATGCGCAGACCAATTCTGTGGTGTTCACCCCGACGGCCGGCTATTCGGGCGCGGCATCGTTCAGCTATGCCATCAGTGACGGCAGGGGCGGCACGGCCAGCGCGACGGTCGGCCTGACGGTGGCAGCGGGGGCCAATCGGCCGCCGGTCGCAACAAATGACACCGGCCTTTCGGTGCGCCGGAACGAGGCCACCCAGATCAGCGCAGCAACGCTCCTGGCCAATGACACTGACCCCGACGGCGATCCGCTGACCATTACCGGGGTCAGTGGGGCCACCAATGGCACGGTCGCCTTCAATGCGGCGACCAATGTCATCACCTTTACGCCGACCACCGGCTACACAGGGGCGGCGAGCTTTACCTACGCAGTGGCGGACGGACGGGGCGGGACGGCCTCGGCCAATGTCGGTCTGACCGTTGCAGCCGGGGTAACCGGGACCAATCTCTTTGCGGCCAATGCGACGCCTGCGACGACGACGGTCAACGAGAACCTCCCCGTCGAGCTGGGCATGCGCTTTTCCGTCGCCAATGCCGGCGTGATCAATGGCATCCGTTTCTACAAGGGGCCACAGAACACAGGGACCCACACTGGGTCGCTGTGGACCAGCACCGGCACCCGGCTTGGGACGGTGACCTTCACCAATGAGACGGCCAGCGGCTGGCAATCGGCCAGCTTTGCCAGCCCGATCGCGGTGACTGCCGGCACCAGCTATGTCGTCTCGTATCACACGACGAGTGGATATTATTCGGCCAGCGGCGGCGCCTTTACCGCGCCGATCAGCAATGGCGGGATCACCGCGCCCCAGAGCGCCAGCGGCACGGGCAATGGGAATGGTTTGTTTGCCTATGGTGCCGGCGGCGTGATGCCGACCAACGCTTGGAATGCGACCAATTACTTCGTTGATGTCTACTATGAGCCCAGCGCCAATAGCGCGCCGGTCGCCACCGCAGATACCGGCATCGCTGTGCAGCCCAATACGCCGCTGCAGATCCAGGCGGCAACGCTGCTCGCCAATGACACCGACGCCAATGGCGATACCCTGACCATAACCGGCGTGAGCGGGGCCACTAATGGCACCGTGGCCTATAATGCGCAGACGCGGGTCGTGACCTTTACCCCGACCACGGGATATTCGGGCGCAGCCAGTTTCACCTATGCCATCAGCGATGGCCGGGGTGGCGTCGCGTCGGCAAATGTCGGCCTCACCGTGGCGGCAGCACCGGTTGTGCCCAGCGGCATCTCGATCTTTGCGGCCAATTCGACGCCCGCGACCGTCTCGGTCAATGATCCCAACGGGGTCAATCTCGGGATGAAGTTCACCAGTTCGGAGAACGGCTTCATCACAGGGGCAAAATTCTACAAGGGCCCCACCAATACCGGGCCGCATGAGGCAACGCTGTGGAGCGCGACCGGGACCAATCTGGGGCAGGTGGCGTTCACCAACGAAACCGCCAGCGGCTGGCAGACGGCTAGCTTTGCCACCCCGATCGCCATTACCGCCGGCACGACCTACGTGATTTCCTACCACACCAACGGGAATTACTCGGTGACTGGCCGAGGCATCGTGGAGTCGGTCACATCCGGTCCGCTGACTGCACCCTCGAGCACATCGAGCGGCGGCAACGGGCTCTATGGCTATGGCACCGCCAGCGCCTTCCCGACAAGCAGCTACAATTCCGCAAACTACCATGTCGACGTCGTCTTCAACGCCCAGCTCGCGTCCTGA
- a CDS encoding peptidase domain-containing ABC transporter, whose translation MSVQTGPVCLSAILRHHGLDVSAERLVAEYAIGDEGVGADLVLRMARNGGLKARKTRLSARSLLRLGQAYPALVRLNNGNWVVLVGAEKDEAGDGVLRIFDPLAEASGGMIVLRLDQFSKHWNGEVLLAKRSFGMSDPEQPFGFRWFIPEILQQRRLFIDVAVAALFLYALGLATPIFFQLVIDKVLVHESYSTLVVLAIGIGVALMFEALFVFLRRYLLVYATNRIDIRVATRTFKHLLNLPITFFEHSSAGVLVKHMQQASRIREFLTGRLFLTLLDAMSLFVFIPVLFLYSTPLALIVLGCSAVIGLVVALLVAPFRRRLADLYAAEGERQGLLVETMHGVRTLKSLAMEPLQRRNWDDRSAQTINSRFKVEVISVTAQAVTGLIEKLMSVAIIVFGAMQVFDGVLTVGALIAFNMLAGRVSGPLVQIVTMVHEYQEVALSVRMLGQVMNEKVEHAGRSEGLRPELTGGVEFSNVAFRYGQDGAFALNDVSFTVPGGSVMGVVGRSGSGKSTMTRLIQGLYPIQQGLIRISGHDVRELDLGHLRRSIGVVLQDSFLFRGTVRDNIAAAKPDATFEEVVEAARLAGATEFIEQLPRGFDTMIEEGAENLSGGQRQRLSIARALVTNPKILILDEATSALDPESEAIVKRSIKGIAAGRTVIIVSHRLSMLTDADAILVLDRGHLVDVGPHSQLVSRCTTYRHLWNQQMKLAG comes from the coding sequence ATGAGTGTTCAGACCGGACCCGTATGCCTCTCAGCCATCCTTCGGCACCATGGACTAGACGTCAGTGCCGAACGGCTGGTCGCCGAATATGCTATCGGTGACGAGGGGGTCGGGGCCGATCTGGTTCTGCGCATGGCCCGCAATGGGGGCCTAAAGGCGCGCAAGACCCGGCTCTCGGCCCGCTCGCTCTTGCGGCTGGGACAGGCCTATCCGGCGCTGGTCCGGCTCAATAACGGCAATTGGGTCGTGCTCGTGGGGGCCGAGAAAGACGAGGCGGGGGATGGCGTCCTGCGGATCTTTGATCCGTTGGCGGAAGCTTCGGGCGGGATGATCGTCCTCCGGCTCGACCAGTTTTCCAAGCACTGGAACGGCGAAGTGCTGCTGGCCAAGCGCAGTTTCGGCATGAGCGACCCCGAACAGCCGTTCGGCTTTCGCTGGTTCATCCCGGAAATCCTGCAGCAGCGTCGGCTGTTCATCGATGTGGCGGTGGCGGCGCTGTTCCTCTACGCGCTCGGACTGGCGACGCCGATCTTCTTCCAGCTGGTCATCGACAAGGTGCTGGTGCACGAGAGCTATTCAACCCTGGTGGTGCTGGCGATCGGCATCGGCGTAGCGCTGATGTTCGAGGCGTTGTTCGTGTTCCTCAGGCGATACCTGCTGGTTTACGCCACCAACCGGATCGATATCCGGGTGGCGACGCGCACCTTCAAGCACCTCTTGAACCTGCCCATTACGTTTTTCGAGCATTCGTCGGCTGGGGTGCTGGTCAAGCACATGCAGCAGGCGAGCCGGATCCGCGAATTTCTTACCGGCCGGCTGTTCCTGACGCTGCTCGACGCCATGTCGCTGTTCGTTTTCATTCCAGTGCTGTTTCTTTACAGCACGCCGCTGGCGCTGATTGTGCTCGGTTGCAGTGCGGTGATCGGCCTTGTCGTCGCGCTCCTGGTCGCGCCGTTTCGCAGGCGTCTCGCTGACCTCTACGCCGCCGAGGGCGAGCGGCAGGGGCTGCTTGTCGAAACCATGCATGGCGTGCGGACGCTGAAATCGCTGGCAATGGAGCCACTGCAGCGCCGCAACTGGGATGACCGCTCGGCGCAGACCATCAACAGCCGTTTCAAGGTGGAAGTCATTTCGGTCACGGCCCAGGCGGTGACGGGGCTCATCGAGAAATTGATGTCGGTGGCGATCATCGTTTTTGGCGCCATGCAGGTGTTCGATGGTGTGCTCACCGTGGGTGCGCTTATCGCTTTCAACATGCTGGCCGGACGCGTTTCCGGGCCGCTGGTCCAGATCGTCACCATGGTCCACGAATATCAGGAAGTCGCCCTTTCGGTGCGTATGCTTGGCCAGGTGATGAACGAGAAGGTCGAGCATGCCGGCCGCAGCGAGGGCCTTCGCCCGGAGCTGACCGGCGGGGTTGAATTTTCCAATGTGGCCTTCCGCTACGGACAGGACGGCGCCTTCGCGCTCAATGATGTTAGCTTCACTGTTCCCGGTGGCAGCGTGATGGGCGTCGTCGGGCGCAGTGGCTCGGGCAAGAGCACGATGACGCGGCTGATCCAGGGTCTCTATCCGATCCAGCAGGGACTGATCCGCATCAGCGGCCACGACGTGCGCGAGCTGGACCTCGGGCATTTGCGGCGCAGTATCGGGGTGGTGCTGCAGGACAGTTTTCTGTTTCGCGGGACGGTGCGCGACAACATCGCCGCGGCCAAGCCGGACGCGACTTTTGAAGAAGTGGTGGAGGCGGCCCGTCTTGCGGGCGCGACCGAATTCATCGAGCAATTGCCGCGCGGCTTTGACACGATGATCGAGGAGGGGGCCGAGAACCTCTCCGGCGGCCAGCGTCAGCGGCTGTCGATCGCCCGGGCACTGGTGACCAATCCCAAAATCCTCATTCTCGACGAGGCCACGAGCGCGCTCGATCCCGAGAGCGAGGCCATCGTCAAGCGCTCGATCAAGGGCATAGCCGCCGGACGCACGGTGATCATTGTTTCCCACCGCCTGTCGATGTTGACTGATGCCGACGCCATTCTGGTGCTCGATCGGGGTCATCTCGTCGATGTGGGGCCCCATAGCCAGCTCGTGTCGCGCTGCACGACCTACCGTCACCTCTGGAACCAGCAGATGAAGCTTGCAGGATGA